In Streptobacillus canis, the genomic window TTAGTTGTCTCTCCAATTTTCTTAGCAAACTCATAAACTCTCATTTATTCCACCTCCATTTTATTTAGTATCCCTCTTACAACCTTTTTAGTTTTTACCCCTATTACTTTAACCTCACTTAAAAAGATTTTTTTTAAAGAATATTGTTTCTCAATAAATATTATATTTACATTGTTTAACTTAGCTACTTTTTTTAGTTTATTTACATGCTTTCCATTAATATCAGAAGGTATTATTAATAATTTAACAATAGAATCTTTCATTCCATCTAAATTCTCATCAATACCATAAACTAGATATTCTGAATTTTTTAATCCTTCTAATATTCTAAGTATATATTCATCTTTATGTTC contains:
- a CDS encoding DUF448 domain-containing protein, with product MKLEKKREKNKSNVIVRTCVITRDNDKKENLLRFVENNKGEYVFDENQDIQTRGKYIKKDLEVFQKFFNKFKVEMKGAEKVLKFFEKKETKEHKDEYILRILEGLKNSEYLVYGIDENLDGMKDSIVKLLIIPSDINGKHVNKLKKVAKLNNVNIIFIEKQYSLKKIFLSEVKVIGVKTKKVVRGILNKMEVE